One Oncorhynchus keta strain PuntledgeMale-10-30-2019 chromosome 23, Oket_V2, whole genome shotgun sequence DNA segment encodes these proteins:
- the LOC118401710 gene encoding apolipoprotein D-like isoform X1 has protein sequence MYPKMQALQVLSLTLLSVLAANAQTFRPGKCPQPPVQANFDTARYLGKWYEIQKLPAIFQKGECSTATYSLKSPGVVGVLNRELLSNNTVNAITGYAKVKDPSEPAKLEVTFFEDSSPGPYWVLSTDYEGHSVVYSCTEYLGAFHVDFAWILSREPTLSKEKLGELYNVFTSNGINIDVMTVTDQSQELCVDMPLWA, from the exons ATGT ACCCCAAGATGCAGGCTCTACAGGTTTTGTCTCTGACTCTGCTGTCCGTTCTGGCAGCTAACGCCCAGACCTTCCGCCCTGGAAAATGCCCCCAACCCCCCGTTCAGGCAAACTTTGACACCGCCAGG TATCTGGGCAAGTGGTATGAGATCCAGAAGCTCCCTGCCATCTTCCAGAAGGGCGAGTGCAGCACTGCCACCTACTCCTTGAAGAGCCCCGGAGTAGTTGGTGTGCTCAACAGGGAGCTGCT GTCTAACAACACTGTCAATGCTATTACTGGCTATGCTAAGGTCAAGGACCCCTCTGAGCCCGCCAAGCTGGAAGTCACCTTCTTCGAGG ACTCTTCCCCTGGCCCCTACTGGGTGTTGTCCACTGACTACGAGGGCCACTCTGTGGTCTACAGCTGCACTGAATACCTGGGCGCCTTCCACGTGGACTTTGCCTGGATCCTGAGCAGAGAGCCAACCCTCTCTAAGGAGAAACTTGGGGAGCTGTACAACGTGTTCACCTCCAACGGCATCAACATCGACGTGATGACCGTCACCGACCAGAGCCAAGAGCTGTGCGTTGACATGCCTCTGTGGGCCTAA
- the LOC118401710 gene encoding apolipoprotein D-like isoform X2, whose product MQALQVLSLTLLSVLAANAQTFRPGKCPQPPVQANFDTARYLGKWYEIQKLPAIFQKGECSTATYSLKSPGVVGVLNRELLSNNTVNAITGYAKVKDPSEPAKLEVTFFEDSSPGPYWVLSTDYEGHSVVYSCTEYLGAFHVDFAWILSREPTLSKEKLGELYNVFTSNGINIDVMTVTDQSQELCVDMPLWA is encoded by the exons ATGCAGGCTCTACAGGTTTTGTCTCTGACTCTGCTGTCCGTTCTGGCAGCTAACGCCCAGACCTTCCGCCCTGGAAAATGCCCCCAACCCCCCGTTCAGGCAAACTTTGACACCGCCAGG TATCTGGGCAAGTGGTATGAGATCCAGAAGCTCCCTGCCATCTTCCAGAAGGGCGAGTGCAGCACTGCCACCTACTCCTTGAAGAGCCCCGGAGTAGTTGGTGTGCTCAACAGGGAGCTGCT GTCTAACAACACTGTCAATGCTATTACTGGCTATGCTAAGGTCAAGGACCCCTCTGAGCCCGCCAAGCTGGAAGTCACCTTCTTCGAGG ACTCTTCCCCTGGCCCCTACTGGGTGTTGTCCACTGACTACGAGGGCCACTCTGTGGTCTACAGCTGCACTGAATACCTGGGCGCCTTCCACGTGGACTTTGCCTGGATCCTGAGCAGAGAGCCAACCCTCTCTAAGGAGAAACTTGGGGAGCTGTACAACGTGTTCACCTCCAACGGCATCAACATCGACGTGATGACCGTCACCGACCAGAGCCAAGAGCTGTGCGTTGACATGCCTCTGTGGGCCTAA